From a single Mycolicibacterium moriokaense genomic region:
- a CDS encoding CPBP family intramembrane glutamic endopeptidase has translation MPVPRVNGAGRPPLGLRLTAVFVGATAIWILLSAGVAVVFGESYSRPAHIVRAVGATVLTVPLIVVARRLLDRASFSDLGLTPLRVGWRPLLVGALCWAIPVTISGSVVVVLGWAKLTVTAPVGSLVGGLAAVTVLVFLYEALPEELIFRGYFYANLAERWQPSVTVLVQAALFTLWAGAIGAAASIDRILLLFAFGCALGVLRAATAHLWTTIGFHWAFQVTAQFLGPSWDAVELDDPELAFGAAISVIPFMVTLPVAALLARRRM, from the coding sequence ATGCCGGTGCCACGCGTGAACGGGGCCGGACGACCACCGCTGGGCCTGCGGCTGACGGCGGTATTCGTCGGAGCCACCGCGATCTGGATCCTGCTGTCCGCGGGCGTTGCCGTGGTCTTTGGCGAGAGCTACTCCCGCCCTGCCCACATTGTGCGTGCGGTCGGAGCGACGGTCCTGACGGTGCCCCTGATCGTGGTGGCGCGCCGACTGCTCGACCGGGCATCGTTCTCCGATCTCGGGCTCACCCCACTGCGCGTTGGATGGCGGCCATTACTGGTCGGCGCGTTGTGTTGGGCGATCCCCGTGACCATCTCCGGCTCGGTCGTCGTCGTACTGGGCTGGGCGAAACTGACCGTGACCGCGCCGGTGGGCAGTCTGGTCGGCGGGTTGGCCGCGGTGACCGTGCTGGTGTTCCTCTACGAAGCGCTGCCGGAGGAGCTGATCTTCCGCGGCTACTTCTACGCCAACCTCGCCGAGCGCTGGCAACCCAGCGTGACCGTGTTGGTCCAAGCCGCACTATTCACGTTGTGGGCCGGCGCGATCGGGGCCGCCGCGTCGATCGACCGAATCCTGCTTCTCTTCGCTTTCGGGTGTGCGCTTGGCGTTCTCCGGGCCGCTACCGCACACCTGTGGACCACCATAGGTTTTCACTGGGCCTTCCAGGTGACCGCGCAGTTCCTGGGTCCGAGTTGGGACGCCGTCGAACTCGACGACCCGGAGCTCGCATTCGGGGCGGCGATCAGCGTGATCCCCTTCATGGTCACGCTGCCAGTGGCGGCGCTACTCGCACGACGCCGCATGTAG
- a CDS encoding CAP domain-containing protein — protein MRVKAAMQRYAVTPAVMLVTATTLLVTSPAASADNKRLNNGVFANIYTAQHQNGCTTEPRLDERLIEAARRHTFDVRDNRFVDGDIGSDGSTPQDRANAAGFQGKVAQTVAINPALSINGIEILNQWWHDAHARAIMQDCANTAIGVWSENSLDRSVVVAVYGQPGNAPIK, from the coding sequence ATGAGGGTAAAGGCCGCAATGCAACGCTACGCCGTCACGCCAGCGGTGATGCTGGTTACCGCCACCACGCTGTTAGTGACCTCGCCTGCTGCCTCCGCTGACAACAAGCGGCTCAACAACGGCGTCTTCGCCAACATTTACACCGCTCAACACCAGAACGGCTGTACTACAGAACCCCGGTTGGACGAACGTCTCATCGAAGCTGCGCGACGGCACACGTTCGACGTGCGCGACAACCGTTTCGTCGACGGCGACATCGGTTCGGACGGGTCCACGCCGCAGGACCGAGCCAACGCGGCCGGCTTCCAAGGCAAAGTGGCCCAAACGGTGGCGATCAACCCCGCCCTGTCCATAAACGGAATCGAGATCCTCAACCAGTGGTGGCACGACGCCCACGCGCGCGCGATCATGCAGGACTGCGCCAACACGGCCATCGGAGTGTGGTCTGAGAACAGCCTTGACCGCAGCGTGGTGGTCGCGGTCTACGGCCAACCCGGCAACGCCCCAATCAAGTAA
- a CDS encoding mammalian cell entry protein, whose translation MVGALLVVVLLIGLAAWSGYRAFESSRAEDQRNLFLQVGRQVALNLSTIDARNADTNVRRILDPTGTFHDDFQQRSQAFVELVRQAQSKSEGAVTEAGLESQQGNVARVPVALTVKTVTPGTPGGPPRSWRMRIHLQDDGVGTKASNVEFVP comes from the coding sequence ATGGTCGGTGCACTGCTTGTTGTTGTGTTGCTGATCGGTCTCGCGGCCTGGTCAGGCTACCGGGCCTTCGAGTCGAGTCGCGCGGAGGACCAGCGCAATCTGTTCCTGCAGGTGGGTCGTCAAGTGGCATTGAACTTGTCGACCATTGACGCGAGAAACGCGGACACCAATGTGCGACGTATTCTTGACCCGACCGGCACATTCCATGACGACTTCCAGCAGCGGTCTCAGGCATTCGTCGAATTAGTTCGGCAAGCGCAGTCGAAATCTGAGGGCGCGGTGACAGAAGCGGGACTGGAGTCCCAGCAAGGAAATGTGGCGCGGGTCCCGGTAGCGCTGACGGTGAAGACGGTGACCCCAGGTACACCCGGTGGGCCGCCGCGGTCCTGGCGCATGCGGATCCATCTACAAGATGACGGTGTCGGTACCAAAGCATCGAACGTCGAGTTCGTCCCGTGA
- a CDS encoding MCE family protein — protein MRLNRHTVIQLAIFSTVALVAGAVMLFGYFKAPVTWFGIGQYQVTVQLPQAAGLYKSGNVTYRGTKVGRVEGIHLTDTGVEAVLSLRSDVPIPSDLQAEVHSVSAVGEQYVALVPRSADAPPLKDGDVIPVSNSQVPPDINTLLDATNRGLQAIPRENLTTVIDESYTAIAGLGPEISRFVKGSTQLAIDARINLEPLTALIDQSQSVLDSQSQNSDAIDAWATNLATITSQLQDNDESVAALLEKGPAAADEARQLVDRLQPTLPVLLANLVSVNTVAIVYQPAIEQLLVLLPAGTAEFQGMSVPNMNTKQAYRGLFLDFNLNINIPPPCNTGFLPAQQQRTPTFEDAPDLGPGDMYCRIPQDSPFTAVRGARNYPCLATPGKRAPTAKMCESDEQYVPLNDGTNWKGDPNATLSGQAVPQLPPAPPPELPAPPPPPLATASYDPATGAYIGPDGHVYTQADLARSAPEEQTWQSMLIPPTEK, from the coding sequence ATGCGCCTGAACCGACACACCGTCATCCAGTTGGCCATCTTCTCCACCGTCGCCCTGGTTGCTGGCGCCGTGATGCTCTTTGGCTACTTCAAGGCGCCGGTCACCTGGTTCGGTATCGGCCAGTACCAGGTGACGGTGCAACTTCCACAGGCCGCCGGTCTGTACAAGTCCGGCAACGTCACCTACCGCGGCACCAAGGTCGGCCGCGTCGAAGGTATCCATCTCACCGACACCGGTGTTGAGGCCGTGCTGTCACTACGCTCCGACGTGCCGATACCCTCCGACCTCCAAGCCGAAGTGCACAGCGTTTCGGCAGTCGGCGAACAGTACGTCGCACTCGTCCCGCGCAGTGCCGACGCACCACCGCTGAAGGACGGCGACGTCATACCAGTAAGCAACAGCCAGGTACCACCAGACATCAACACGCTGCTCGACGCCACCAACCGGGGCCTGCAGGCGATCCCGCGGGAAAACCTCACCACCGTGATCGACGAAAGCTACACGGCCATAGCAGGATTGGGTCCCGAGATATCGCGATTTGTCAAGGGCTCCACCCAGCTGGCGATCGACGCCCGCATCAATCTGGAACCGCTGACCGCGCTAATCGATCAGTCCCAATCCGTGCTGGACTCGCAAAGCCAAAATTCTGACGCGATCGACGCGTGGGCCACAAACCTCGCGACCATCACCAGCCAACTCCAAGACAACGACGAGTCAGTGGCCGCACTCTTGGAGAAGGGTCCCGCAGCGGCAGACGAGGCCAGACAACTCGTCGACCGACTTCAACCGACCCTGCCGGTGTTGCTGGCCAACCTGGTGAGTGTGAACACCGTTGCGATCGTCTACCAGCCCGCCATTGAACAACTGCTGGTATTGCTGCCCGCGGGAACCGCCGAATTCCAGGGTATGTCTGTGCCGAACATGAATACCAAGCAGGCATACCGGGGTCTGTTCTTGGACTTCAACCTCAACATCAATATCCCACCACCGTGCAACACCGGGTTCCTACCTGCCCAGCAGCAACGCACGCCCACATTCGAGGACGCACCGGACCTCGGGCCCGGCGACATGTACTGCCGCATCCCGCAGGACTCACCGTTCACTGCCGTACGCGGCGCGCGGAATTATCCATGTCTAGCGACGCCCGGCAAACGCGCCCCCACCGCCAAAATGTGCGAGAGCGACGAACAATACGTACCCCTCAACGACGGCACCAACTGGAAAGGCGATCCGAACGCCACTCTGTCGGGACAGGCGGTCCCCCAACTGCCGCCAGCCCCCCCGCCGGAGCTGCCAGCGCCCCCGCCGCCGCCCCTCGCGACCGCCAGCTACGACCCAGCGACCGGCGCCTACATCGGACCCGACGGACACGTCTACACCCAAGCCGACCTCGCACGATCAGCCCCCGAGGAGCAGACATGGCAATCGATGTTGATTCCCCCGACAGAGAAATAG